Genomic DNA from Nicotiana tabacum cultivar K326 chromosome 21, ASM71507v2, whole genome shotgun sequence:
TCAATTCATGACTGTTATTAAATTGAAGAAATGGAATTGATATGGAATCAATTCATATGCATTTTTGAAGAAGCTGCACATTCTAACTTCGGGGTTATTTAGgtaactttattaaattttaagaaataaagaaaatcttCTAATACATATTCAAAATACCCTCACAGTTTGTAATTTTAAACGTGCAGTGAAATTTTTATAACTATAGAAATATgtcaatacaaataaaataagaagtttaaaattaaagtattttattacttagAATGATGTCATTTTTTACAACGGATTAAAAGAGAGAGTATGCCACACAAATGACATCATTCTACATAATGAAACTAGTGGCAAATGGATACCTTTGAAATTTTTTGTTGTGCATAAGTACTCTAAAAAGGCTCATTTCAATGGTTGCAAATGCCATTCCTTAATTTCCTCAAAACAGTTATAACTTTCCCTTTATATTCCAACATCTTCCAACTTTATTAACTACCAACAACAAAGAAAGAAACTCCAAACTCCCCCAGCTTGTCAAGCAAATATAAAAAGTTTGACAAATATGGACAGAAAATTTCTTGCATTTTCTGTCCTAACAATCTTGGTTTGTTCTCTCCTTGTTAATGGCCAGGACCAAAAAAATAATGCAGTAACAAgccaaaatccaacaccaaaagTGGTGTCAGGGACAAAAGATGGAGGAGAAATAAAtcatgaagatgatgatgatgctgggATTGATTCACTCAACAGAAATTTCTATGAGAATGAAGAGTTTGGACCAGAGATCTTTGTTGCTGGTCATTAATTGATTCAGTtgttcccttttcttttttctttcttttttcgacGTGAAACATagattaaaattttgaaataaataaccAATTGAATTTTTCGGATTGTAATCATGCGTGACATTCTCTGCTTGTTACTActgatttcttttcatttttccttgAGCCGAGTGTATATCAAAAACAACATTTCTATCTTTTAGGTAGGGTAAAGGTATGCGTGCACACTACAATCATTAGACTCCACTTATGAAATTATACTgagtttattattgttgtttttaaTGATGCTTGTCATTCCGTTTATTTGGACGGCATAAAGGGAAATAAAGAGAGAAGGAATTGGGGTATGATTATTGTCACTTAATTCCAATTAGATTCCTAGTAAATTAAGTAGTTAAATACATCTAAAGGAGAAATAATATGAATTGGTTTCAAGTATCTCATTTTTTTTTGTCGACGTACACTTGAACGAGAAAAATGTTAATTCCCATAAACGACAATTTAAAATAAGAAGTGAAAATGATACACACTTCTATGATATACATATGGGAAGAACTGAAAATGTTTAAATAGTTTAAACAAAGTGTAATGCCATCACCCGAGGCGGATTTAGGGGGCACCCGAACCCCCATAAGgcaaattttgtttttttcttttatatattatattttgaatctcCTTGACATAGCTCATAAGCATAGCTTAATGGTCAAGAAGGTTTTAAACCTTTGTAAGGTCAGTGGTTTGATTTCCACTTGCCACAGTATTGTCGGAAATATCCTGCGTCCGCCACTGGCCATCACAAAGTGATACAAAAAATTTGTGCTGAAAAATGATATTAGGGGAAgttgaaattcttttcttttaattcttaTCAATAAAGAACTTGGCATTTGAGACTCTAAATGTCATTATTTTCATTCTATTGATATTGTAGCACTTCTTTTCTAACATCTTTGTATGGAGGAAATAATGAGAGACACTAAGAGTATTTCTAAAGATTTGAGCAGATAAAATATAGACATGTATTGCGTAGAAATGGTTGAGTAGGTTTTTTGGAGTCTAAAACTATACTTAACACAAGCATGTGAAGCAACTGCTCAGCAGAAGACTTGGTATAAAAGGAAAATGTTAACAAATTTCACCTACCTTTGCCGTAATTTAACAGTCATTTTCTACACAAAATCTATTAGTAAGGAACCACACGAAAGCTTTAATATCTCGTACAGATTAGGCAAGAGTTACTTGGATTTCCTGAATAACGAGTCCATTTTATGGCACCTTAAGTTACAGGGATGTCAAACTCTACATCTAGTGATGTATAAAGCACTTACTCCCACTTTACATCCAAACTTCTGAAAAACTGTCTCTTGACATCAGCAGCTGGCATAACTTTCTGAATACTCGTTGAAGTTGAGGGATTTTCACAAGGCAAAACGCACGTAGTATCACGAACCATCCATCGTGATGTCGCTACCATTTGGATTTTGGTTGGCACTCAGAGGGCTTTGTGAGACGTTACCCTGATTATGAGCAGCTCCAAAAGTGAATTCCTGTGTAGGAATGTCAAAACCAGGACGGGCAAAAAGTGAAGGAGCACTAGAATTATTGAAGGCTGGAGCAGGAATGGGGTCGCTGGGCTTTGGGAAGCCAAAGTTGAAGGATGTCACATGAGAAGGGAAGGCTGGCATGACGAGGCAGGGCTGGTTCTCAAGTGACACCAAGATCTTTTGCTCGTACTCCTGTAGCTGCTGGTAGACCTCTGTAgacataaagaaaagaaggtgtcaGAGAGACACAAAGCTAGAAGTAAACTTTTTTACTAATATCAGCTTCAAAGAGCAGCCACAGCCCAAGTGAAGAAAGAAACACCAACACAAAGGTTAACGGGCTCTGATTCTAATTCTAGAAGTCACAACGCTTGCACTCATAATGACTTAACTGCATTAGCTTGGTCACAGTTTATTCCACCAACTATGCACTAATGTTGTGCAGTTTTTCCCATCCCTATTTTTTCAATTTACCATTCAAGTATGAAAATAGCATCCAAAATCAAGATCAACTATCCGACCTCTTTAACTATATGCATACCAGGGTTTGTCATCTCACAGATGCATTTCGCAGAATGTGTAGAGTTAGTAGCTTAATATTTTAGCTTTTCAACTGTAAAATGTAAGAGGAGAAATCCTTATAAAGATAGCAGACCTTGAGTTAGGTCAACAGAAGGTCTTCGCTCTTTCACCCACTGAAGGCTCTGTGCAAGGTTCCATCTTTTACTTTTCATCAAATAAGCAATTACAATGGCTGCCGACCTATCAAAAAAGCACAAGTCTATTGAGTCTTACATATAAAAACCTCGCACAAACCAAAATGGTGGTTTCTGCAAGTACAATCAATTGAAAGCCACTCCAGAAAACTGCTATAAAAGTTTACTGCATTTATCATTCTCAGTGAAAAAATATTATGTTTTAGCACGAAAAGTTGTTTAAGTTTCTGAGAGGAAGCTGAAAAAAGAGCACAAGTTTCACATCTGTACCTTAATTGTGGAAAACCACAAAGGGAGAACAAGAAAATGGAAGAGAAAAGGATAAAGCACAACACGAAAGAAAAAAGGCAAAATGTAAAAAGGTTTATGTGCAAAATTAATAATCAATCTCCTTACCTGTTTTTGCCTAACATGCAGTGCACAAGAACGCGAGCCCTATCCTTTTCACATTGTTCTGCACAAAAAGAAATATTCTCAGATTAGCCAGCACAATGCCTCCAAAAAAACATGAAAGATCACTGGAGTACAAGCTTGAGGtcataagcatgatttctactgtAGCAGTCAAGGCCGACGTTAGTAATGATGCAACAGCTAGAGACATGTAAAGGAGGCTTGAGTTGAAACATATTAAATGCTGTCATGTGGAAATGCATGTATAAAGAACCttactagaatgttcaaaaacaagaaaaacaagatcGTCTCTCCAGGTGAACCTGTTGTAAAAGAATCTGTGATGATCAAACATTACATGGCTCAACATTCAACTAGAGAAAGCTACCATTCAATGTCGAGCAGAGGATAAAACTCAACCTAATACAGTTATAGTAGTTTAACCCACTGTGGTTTTTTGTACCTTCAGAGGCAGATGGAAGATGAACTAAAGAGGCAAAGCAGTGGATGTAAATACAAAAGAAGAAGGTTATAGATGAGGAAGTGAACCCGGAAGCTGGTTCACAATCTCATGGAAAGCAAGAGGATATACCTTCgtggggtcgtttggtttgtggGATAAGGGATAACAATCCCGGATAAAATACGGAATTATTTTATCCCGTGTTTGGTTACTTTTGATTTCGGGATTAGCCGGAATTATTTATACCATAattgttgtattatttttattcATATGGTGAAGAATACTCCATTAGACAACATTACAGCCCAAAAATCAAATTTTACAATGTCAACAAAATTGTTTGGTGATAGATTATTAGTTTGTCAGACCAGCAATGCCATGTGAGAGTGAATGTTGAGCTTCAAAATCCAACATATCCACAAGACAAGTGTCGTGGAAACGCGAATGTTAAAATGGATGTGTGATCATACAAGATTAAATACAACCATATTCGGCAAAAAGTGCAAGTAGCACCAATGATGGATTAAATGAGAGAATGTCCCTTAAGATGATTTGGTCATGTCCTACGTCGACCTGCATATGCACTGGCATCGGTCCATACGTGTAAAATCTTGGAGATTGAAGGTGTTAAAAGGGAACGAGGTaggcctaaaatcacatggaATGAAATTGTCTACAGACCTACAACATCTTGGAATTCATGCAGAGCTAACAAAAATAGGGCACAATGAAAAGAAAAGATCTATATAGACGATACAAATTATTTGGGATAAGATTTCAGTCATCTTAGTACATTACTTTAGGTCCAATGTTCGCTAAGAGTCTTATAGCCTTGTCTGCGATTTATGTGCCAGAAAAAAATGTGGAAAACTTCTAGTGTTAGACAGCTAGAGAAACTAATAATAATATTGGACAAAGACATGCTTAAATGGAATGACATGGACAATGATGATTCATATAACCAACCCCAACTTTGGGATTGAGATATAGTTGTATGCATTATTAGTTGTTCACACAATTCAATCCTCACCCCATAATTTCCAATCAACTAGGTACCTAAAGAGGATTGCAACATCAAAATAATTGACCAAACTAAAGAACTACTTTAAAGAGAAAGGTCTCATAGAGATTACTACCTTTtcattaaaaaaacaaaagaaatgtcTCATAGATCTCCAAATCAAGCTTAGATGTACTAGGTTTAACAAAGTAAATAGAATGATACTCACCTAAGAATTGGATAGCATCATCAAATGGCAAATTTTGGTCATCTTGAAGACAATGATAAGTGAAGGAATTTTTATAAAGATTCTGACAAGCAGGTACTGTCTGCACATAGACAAACAAAAGTGAATACCCAGTGTCAACAATCAAGAACATGGGCCACAAAGAGCACATGAAAGTTTTGTCATTGAATAATTTCTGAAGTACcataaagaaaaaagaagcatCTAATACGATTCAAGAGAAAACTATATACTTTCCACTATGGTTTTATGGAGCCAAAAGCACATATATCTAGTTCGTTTAGCCGAGTCCATATGAAGGAGCAAAATACCATACAAATAAatatagaaagaaagaaatgttCTTAGTGAGACCAGCAACATTTATCTTGGGAAAAGGTTCAAATGTGTGGCATTACCAAAAACTAAAGACTTGCCATATTCGTTTTTTTTagaagaaaataggaaaaaatggaAACACAAAAATCCACTCTTCCCAACCCTGCCCCTCCGCCACCGGAAAAAATCTCTCCCTGCGTGTGTATATGTGTGTATCTCTATCACGAACCAAAGAATCCTTTACATCCCCCCCTCTTTTCCATTTTGAGAACGAGAACAAACATGACCACTACACAAGGAGCACGTTCTTAAATCCCTCACATTCTTTCGTAGATCTCCTCTTATAGATAGTCTAAAGTACAATAGCTTCGTTTTGTTTACCCATCTGTTCATTTATTCATCCATCTTCTaatatcaaatttaaagaaaatgaTGGGAGTTGTCTgatcaaataaaaaataacaaataaaatgaTAAAAGTTACTTCCCCCAGGTAAAtagaaaaatcataattttttaaagaaacaGATCATCCATAGCCATAAAAGGCCTTTTAGCCACTGAACAAGTTCCGGATAGGATTTTCAAGGTCTCCTTTCGCACTGCTTCTATCTCCTACTGTAGAGTATCATTTAGCAAAATATTCGAAAGCCCTCCCCCTATCCCTTGGATCTAGTCCAAAGAATGACATGAATTTGGCTAGAGAAACCCTTTCCAAGTCAGGTACTGTCAACATTCAACATAACTATGTCTTCTAACATTTCGTCCACATTGAAAAGGCATTATCCCTAACCATGCTTTCCACTTCATAAACTTTAAGACCAACTGCAAGTGAACATTAGAATGGCAAGAGGAGAACTAGAATATTTCAGTTTGTTCTAGATGTAAATTAGAGAAAAAACAACCATGCGTACTAGAATGAGTAGGGAAGTAAATTAGCAATGTACATCTCTTTGTAACGTTTCAATTACATCTAACAGTCCAATCCCTAGATAACGTAGCTCAACTCAGTTGAGAATATAAAAAACCTATTAGATTCTCGTTATTATGTGATATAAATATTCAACTGCTAAGTTTCCCTAAGGAATTGCAGACTTCGCACCTAAGGGTGTGAACATGATTCGGATCCAACAGGCAACAGAGGGGAAAAAGCTAATTGACTCCTTTGCATCTACTAAGCCTCGGTGGGTACAATTACCCGATATCTTTATTGGTGAGAGGATGCATGTGCTCAGTGG
This window encodes:
- the LOC107792546 gene encoding protein-tyrosine-phosphatase IBR5 — its product is MRKRERENPCGVCGHYHKYEEGEVCGICGHRMPAVSEKGIQVSAFPSEILPEFLFLGSYDNASRAELLKTLGISRILNTVPACQNLYKNSFTYHCLQDDQNLPFDDAIQFLEQCEKDRARVLVHCMLGKNRSAAIVIAYLMKSKRWNLAQSLQWVKERRPSVDLTQEVYQQLQEYEQKILVSLENQPCLVMPAFPSHVTSFNFGFPKPSDPIPAPAFNNSSAPSLFARPGFDIPTQEFTFGAAHNQGNVSQSPLSANQNPNGSDITMDGS